The DNA window aggtttatcttttttttttatgaaatcaaatttgtTGATTATACCATCAAAATTGGATATTCCTACTCCTTAAAACTTGCATTATACATTTATACATTGTCTTTCATGTTAGTCTCTCTCTTAAAGGCCCACTTAGATCCATTAGGTTTTATCCCTTCAGGTGGATCAACCAAATTCAAAACTTGGTTAGTACATGAAGCTCATAGCTTCAAGTCATTTCTTggaataaatatcatataataCTTCTAAATAATTTGTAGGATCATCAATTATAAGCAACATGTCATTCACAACTTCCATGAGAGGTCATTATCTCATTAATGTATGACATGTCCCAtatatttatagagattttATGTTTCTTGAGGTTCAGGCTAAACATCCAATGTTTTAGCCTTGAAATATATTTCATCTGGATATAGTGTTCTAATAGGTGAATAAGATCTCATTCTATTTTAGACAATCCTTGAAATATTTGGTCAAATTTTAACCACCTCAATCCAATCAAAGTTTATTAATACTTATTCCAAtatgtatttcaattttattgcagTTTATATTGAAGCTAGGCATATTAGATTCAGGTATATACAAATCATTAGTATAATTACCAAATccataaaaacatcattattataaaagaacaacatttgtcctcaataataaatttaaatccatttaatactaaataaaatgaaaacattgTCTTGAAATActagaacaaaataataattataaggTTCTAGTATCATTctattatgaaaaacaaaataactagtTCTCACAGCTAATGCAACAATTCTTGCTTCATTACTGAGTTGTAGATTCACTTTATCTTTAACTaatcttctacttttttttagttCCTACATGCAATTGCAAATGTGAAAACTACATTCGGTATCCAACACTCAAGAACTACAATGCAAAGTAGTAAGatagttttcaattataaacataCCTGAAGTAGAAGCTTATTTGTCTTCACAGTTGTAATGTATTCCTTGCAATTCCTCTTTCAATGTCCTTCTTTGCCATAACGATGACAagtgtccttttttttattgatgctcCAAGTAGGTTTGTTTACTTAAGAGACAACACCCTTGTTCTTCTTATCATTCTTCTTGGACATTCTAGAAGATTGAACTAGAAAAACTAGGCATTTTTCCTCCTTAAAGGCCCTTTTAAGAGTCCTAAACATATCAAGAAATTTTGACAATGTACTATCCAACTTGTTTATGTGATAGTTCATAATGAATTGTGAAAAGCTTTGGGGTAATGACTGTAAGACCAAGTCAAAACTTAACTCATGGTCTATGACAAAACCCAATATAgccaataattttcaaaaaataatgttcacTGAAGAACCCTCTGTCATCTTGTAGTGGAACAATTTCTTAAAGGTCTCATGCCTCTCACTCCTACTAGTCTGCTCAAACAAATCTTTGACATGCATAATCATAGTATGGGCATCCATATTTTCATGTTGCCTTTGAAGTTTAGGTGACAAACAAAAGGTGTCAATCATGTGTTTTCTACATGCTTTCATCCATTCATAATCATTAAATCCATCATCCATATTCAAACGATCATCAAGTAGTCTCACGGCAGGAGTAACCTGtcgttttaaaatttatgtctAAAATATCTTGTGTGATTCTTTTAGGTAAACAGGAAtgcaagaaattcaaaaacagTTGAAAGTATAAGAAGGTTTTAAACTCCCATTCAAAAAGGACAtgtataagaagaagaaaacttacAGTCAAAAGGGAACTAAAAGTATACTTCATTTAGAGACGAAGCAATTATGCAGCTGATTTACTAGGCTGATTATTTTGCAATTTCCTCCCTAAAAAATATTGCCCATTAAGGACTGATTCTATAAGTgttgattaaattttatcaattttttttcttaatctttttgttACAGCATGAAGGATTATCGGTCAGTTGAATAAAGAGGATTGTAACAGAGTAAAAAGAACTAACAATTAGCAGCATGTTTTGTAGATGGAGGAATTAATTCACACATGATGTTAGTTGTTAGCAAAGCAATTAGTGGTTAGTGGTTAACAACAGAACTTTAGTTAGTtagttgaatgagaaagaaGTATTGTATAAAATTGGTGTAGCAAATCCTTGAAACTCAAGTAAATTCTGATGAACAAATTACATAATTCTGCAAAAACacttttcattaatttctctcttttttctagtAAATTGCAAGGATTCTCCTTATAATTGGTATTATAGCCtcttttaaggtaaaaaaaggtTACAAACAACAGTAAATATGGTGGAAAACAATAAGATCAAAGCTATTAAAAAACATGGAAGGAAATTGGATGAGCAGCTTCAGCAATTACAAGCATCAGCAGAGGAgcataaaagaaatttgatcAAGTCAATGCACAGTTAGGGGAGATCTTGGTGATTCTGAAAACCATCTTAGAAAGTCAAGAGGTTGAAAAAACTAACATCTTGGAGAATTGATTCCAAATCAGATGATGAACTAGCAAGAGAATAGAATTTTGGGTCAAATATATGATGTAATGGGAGTTCAAAATGGATCACAAATAGGGCATAATGAAATTATACCTTGAATTGATctatgaaatttttatggagAGAATCTTAGAAGCTGGATATGTAAATGCAAGAAGTTTTTTAGGTTAAACTATATTCTAGTTCAATAGTGGGTAGAGATAACATTGTTTTACCTAAATGGCAAGGCAAAAATTTGGTATGAGGCTTCTTGTTTAGGGATGAGACTCTAGCAAGTTGGAAGGAATTTTCAAGAGCCTTATACATCAGATTTGGGAATTAAAAGGATGTTGTTAAGGAATTTAACATGTTAGCACAAGATCAAGGAGTGGATGGATATGTTAAAAGACTTGAAGAACTCAAATTTTTAATAAGTGTTTTAATTCATTCTCTTCTAGAATCATATTACATTTTAAGTTTCATTAGTGGATTGAGGAAAGATGTAAGACCAATTTTGAAGATCCATAAGCCTATTATATTGGTACAAGCCTTTAAACAAACTAAGTGGCAAGAGGAGTCCAATATTGCAATAGCCAAGAAAGGCATATTCTTGCAAAAAGGCAATCTAGTTAACAACAATGAAAAGGCAAAGTTACACATGATAGCAGGTTGTGATAAGGAGAAGGATGAATTCATGGTTGTAGTAGAATGAGATATTAGTGGATTGCTAAATGAAGGTAAGAAGATTGAGGAGTATAGTATGTCATTGAATTCCTTGGATGAGAGTTATGCTAATAATACTATTAGGACTCTGGGTTGCTATCAAGGAAAAAATCTGATAATCTTGATTGATAGCGAGAGtattaataatttcattgatGAATTGGTTATAAAAGAGATTAAAACAGTAGTTAGAAAAGCTATTATCTTGGAAATAATTATAGCAAATGGTAGCACAATGAGGTGTGACAATCACAGTCCTGGTTTTATTTGATTCATGCAGAGTTATGAATTTAAGGTTGATTTGAGAATTCTAAAGCTAAAAAGATATGACATGGTACTTGGCATGGATTGGTTAAGGTGTTATTCttctatattatttaatttcatcaagatgAAATTATCCCTTATGAAAGGAGGAAGGATGATTGAAGTGAAAGGTATTATGGAGGAATCTAGCTTACAAATTGTTACAGCATAAAGGATCAGTAAAGGCTAGAAGGAGATATTATATGGTTTTGTGGGTCAgtttttttccattgaaattACAGAAATGACAAGTAAAAAGGAATTGAAGTCATAAGTAAGAGAACTATTGGAAGAGTTTTAGTATGTGTTCAAAGAACCTAAACAACTTCCACATGTAAGAAGCTTAGACCACAAGGTTCCTCTAATTCCTGGAGCACGACCTGTCAACATTAGGCCATCTAAGAGTTTTTCATGCACAAGAAGGTAATTGAGAAACTTGTTAAAGAGATGTTACATAGAGGAATATTCCAAAATAGTTATAGTCCTTTTGCTTCTCCAGTTCTACTAGTAAAGAAGTAGGACAACATATGGAGGTTTTATATTGACTATAGGTAGTTAAACAACCTGACTTTGAAGaacaagtttcaatttttttctaagttggaTATGAGATCAGGCTATCACTAAGTAAAAATGTTTGAAGAAAACATTGTAAAAATAGCTTTCAAAAATCACCAAGGCCACTATGAATTTAAGGTTATGTCTTTTGGCTTAACAAATGCCCCCAACACATTTCAAGCCTTAATGAATAATGTGCTAGAACCTTATTGTGGCTTAGATATCAAATCCTCTATAAAATAGGGAAGAAAAATGTTGTAGTTGATGCATTGTCAAGAATTGAGAGCAATCACAGCTATGTTTCCAACTTTACAGGAAAGCATTATGGAAAATTATAAGGATGATCATTTCATACAAAATATCATTGCTAAAAAAATGGTTAACTCAGATGGTTGGCCTAATTATTCTTTTTCAGAAGAactattaaaacttaaaaagagAGTGGTGATTGGTTTTGAGgccaatataaaagaaaatttggtAATGAAAGCTCATAACTCTTATATTGGGGGCATGTTGACATCCAGAATTCATACAAAAGACCGAAGGTTGTGTTCTATTggcctaaaaagaagaaaatggtgGAAAAAATGGTGAAGGAATGTGACATTTATAAACAGGCTAAGTTGGGAAAAATAACATATCCAAGGTTGTTACAACCTCTTCCAATTTTAAAAGGAGCATGGAGAGATATCACAATGGACTTCATAGAAGGTTTATCTAAGTCGGAAGACGAAGATACCACACTAGTAATGGTAGATAGATTTACAAAGTATAgacatttcattattatttctcATCTTTCAATAGCTCAAGATGTGGTAATGGTGTTCTCGGATCACCTCTACAGGCTTCATGATTACCGGCAACTATTGTGACTGACAAGGATAGAGTTTTCACAAGTCTTTTTTGGAAAGAGTTATTCAAGAAGCTAAGAGTCAAGTTACTTACGAGTTTTGCTTACCATCTTCAAATTGATGGTTAAAATAAGAGTGTGAATCAATGTCTAGAAACCTATCTTAGGTTTATAGCAACACATACTCCAAGGAAATAGCATTAATAGTTGTTTATTGCTCAGTGATGGTACAATACAAGTTTCCATTCAAGAATAAATGTGTCTTCTTTTTAGGCACCACTTAGGTATCCACCACCTTTATCTTGTCTCATCTTGTCTGTTCGAAAGATCACAGTGTCTcttttcatttgatgaaataGTCCACTAACATCCTTCATAATCTGAAATTTGCTCATTTCATTGTCAACCCTAGAACAAACATTGGAATCTCAAGGAATTACCCCTACTGAAATTGAAGGTACTATTTGTTGGGTCTTAACGATTTGAATTAGTATTTACTTTTGTAATGAACTTGCTCTTTGATAGATTGCTGGAACAAGAACATGTTAAAGactactttatatatataactactTTATATGTCTAAGTTTAGGCAATATAAGTTGTGGAATTGATGCTTTGATTTATATCCTAATATCAATGTCCTTTATACCATTgatgttaataatattaaagagTGGTTCTTTGCTCATGGAATCGAATTTGATTCATTTGTAAGGTTTCGTTGGTTGATATGTATGTAAAGGTTGAGAAATTTTGGTCGActttcaaaattgtttgatgAGAATCCTcggagattttttaatttttgacaaagttgtaatattagtattagaattaaataaaaaataatagcaatcttataaataattagaatttttttattggtttttttaaaaaaacaagataataatTGTTAACTTGTGTATAAAGCTCattatgtaaaatataattttttcaaaatagaaaaagaaaaaacatgatcgaacctttgaaaattttttataattatccatttaacttggttttttcaatttgaagattcggtttttttttccgatACTACAAGTTGACAAAACAaagccaaacaaaataaataatcaaacaaataatcaGGTCTAGTTTCAGATTAATCAATCGCAAAAAGAgcatacccaaaaaaaaaataagtgaaaaaaacttacaatgcacaataaaatgatgccttgtagttttttccttaacttcaatttaatttaatgtttgacATGGGGCCGCTATCCCTGATGACGAATCTACAGCTCGACTACTTTCTTGttcgaaaaatattttatacatgagCTATGACTTTACAGAAAGATAACTACAGATGTTAGTAacttaaagtatttttcgagGACCGAACCCACCCTGTCACGAGACCACAGAGATTTGTTATAATTAGCATTCAAGCTACATGCTTTTGACAAAATCTACAAGCCAATTTCAATAATCAGTTCAGCAGCTGCACCCATTGTACCAACTCCACCTAGTCCCAGTAACGCGACAGCCAGTTCTTCTTCATTCCATTGCCTAAGCCCCTTGCTTACCCTCTTCAATATATCCACGTCAACCTCAGGCACCCATTTCGGTGTGCAAGCCACCATCAAGCACACAAACCCAGATGCGTATGCCCATGCAGTAGCCCAATCACAACCAAGCGATATTTTCCCCTCTAGAGCACTTGCCAGAAATTCTAAGTGAGCTTTGAGCACTGTTGGCCGTTTTTTTGATGCTGCTGTTTCTGAGTCCACACCCCATGCAAATGTCCCACAAAATAGCGCAAAGTAAGCAAGTGCATAGCCCCTTAGCATTGCAACCAGACCTCCAGATTCTCCACCTTCCTGCTCCAATCCATGTACTGATATAAACCAGGAGGGTAAAGTTTCATTAATCAAAGATTGAACCAAATTTAATCCGCCAGATATCCACACTAAAGAAGATCCAAGTGAAGCTGCAAGCTTGACACGTGTCATTGCTGCAGCAAGAGAAACTTTCCCATATCGCATCCCATATTtgcttttcttcaatttctccaTTGCACCTCTAGTCCACGCACTACTTGCAATATCTCTGACAGAGTGCATTAGAAGAGAGAGAATTTCTTCTGTCATGAACATGACATCTCTGACTGATCGATGCACTCGTAAGTAAAGAATTCCCGGGGCAACAGGAGAGATTCCACCAGATAAGTGGGAGCCAAACCCGTGACCTAAAAGGGCACCCACACCACCATTGCTGGAAAGGTGAGGGGGGCTCAAACCAAGAGTGGATGCGAAGCAGCTCTTCAGAAGCTGAACTACAGCATCGCTGTTATGGTGGAACACAGTACGCGAAGCAGAGAACACAAGGTAGTCACTCCAACGCTTAACTTTCTGGGCCCATAGAGAGGCTATAATGGGCATGCATGGCCAGGGGCAACCAGCAGCAAGGGCATTCAAGGCTGGGCCAACCAGGGTGAGGAACCTTTCAGACATTTTGTCCAATTTATAAGTAATTGTGAGGCTTACTAGGGCAGCTAATGGCAAAGGAAGTGTAGCCAGAGATGTACCCCCTGCAAGAACAAGTATTGAGCCTCattaatgaattttgtttttctggaAATTAAATTCCCTTGTCAAAATTTAAACACAACTCATGCATACTCATTCTTCCTGCTTCATCATGATATGAAGATCTCTAGGTCTAACACAAGAATggacttgaaagttgaaatctaACAAAAGGATGAATATTTCCAAACCTAAAACTGTACAAGTATATCTATTGATCTTCAAAATGCAGGTTGTTGTGGTTTGTTCTAGCAATGCGTTcaaaaaaacatacatgaaaaaatttcatttatcaAGAACTGAAAACCCTATAGCCTTAAAAAAGGGAACAGTAATCTGTATGATAAAGAATTACCTACAGAAAGGCTTGGGACATCAACACCAGTGGCAGCCAGTATTTTCTTTATCTGCTGCTCAACAGAGGATAAATTGACAGCTGGGCTCGGCCAATCAGTTCCATTCATAGAAGCTGGCTTCCATATGCCTCGTGTAACTTCAGCTGACAAGTAGCTTACAATGGTGGCCAAAGATGCTGGTAGAAAATCGGCGAGATCTTTAAGCCCTATGATAAAAGGTGCAGGTGTAAATAGATTAGAATTGAGCATATAGTTATCAGGGAAAATGGTTTTTACATTTTGAAGTTTTGGTACAATTAAACTTTAAGTCTCTTCACCCAACAATACAAtcatttgatgattaatgattTAAGATGATGTGAAACTTTAATCCCTCTATACTATCCTCTGCTCTAATATGCCCCGTAGCCACACAGTGATTACAGTATTGTGttagtttttaaaagaatagGGCTAAATTTTAACCATTCTAAGATCTCAGTAACACCTACTCTCCTACTTATAAAGTTCGTTCACATTTATCTCAATCACATGGCAAAACAGTATTCTTGACATCCTCTCAATATTTTCTCTTAAGGCACCAACTTCTTCCTCGCATGCCAACTGGTCTCAAACCATATAAATTGATGAAGGAAACTTCGAGCAAATTGTACAAACCTGTAGCCAGTTCACGGGGAGAGAGTCTTCCATGGGCACAGGCTGTCAGAGCAGCGTCAAGGGCAAATGGAGTTGCTTCTAAGATATCCCATGCAGATATTTTAAGCCTAGCTTGAGCATCTTCAGCACCAGGGCCAGATGAAAGACTACTTCCAGAGTTCGTAGAAGTCGAAGGCTGAACACCTCTATTTATCCTTCTGAACATTAAATTGAGGAGTGCATCAACAATCTGATGAACAGGGGTTCCATGTACAAGACCGGAAAAGGTAGAAGCAATGCATTCCAGATGCTGCCTGTACCATAGTTTCAACTTTGGGAAAGAATCCATGAATATGGGTTCTACAGACAGACTCAAAATTTTTGAGAATCTCCTACGTCTGAGTTGACGCCTGGTCGAAGTTCCAAGGGACGATAATAGGGAATTCCTTACAAGCAAGAGGTATTCAGGGCTTAGATGGGATCCCACTGGTGGTACGTCTCCCATCACATGATCAATAGGTGGATGCTCAAATCTCCACAATCTCAGAAGAAGTGTAAAGGCATTAGAAAAAACCGCATGACAAGAAAGTTCTTCACCTGTTGGAAGAGTCCATGAGACCTCAGGAACAGCAGAGCCAAAGGCCTCACAGATGGGCATCAATGCACCAGCAAGTAGTGGAACCTGGCAATAGATGTTGAACATCAGTTCACAGACAGCATAAAGGACAcaaattttccatttatttccACAGTTTGGTTCTTcactttaatttctattaacCTTttgctttaataatttttttcattgactttCTCTTCTATGCGTATGGATCTCACCCATGATTTATTAgttcacaaaatcaaataaagacaCAATTTCTTAGTTTTCAAGCATATTGGAACCCTCCATATTCCATCGTGACAAGCTCTTTATTAAATAACCTCTTCAAGAACttgataaattttcttttctttatgtgtAAAAGGATACAGGGGCACCAGTCAGCAAAAGGCATGCATTACACATACAGAACAAGTCAGTAAAGAAGTGTTGTTAAAATTCAACCCACCAAACCATGTAAGGATAAAATCTGCACGCAATCCACAGATGATATTCCAACAAGAAGAACATTTAAAAGCGGAGCATAATTTATCAAGTGACTCTCACTCCCAGAGTAATCAGCAGGAACTGGAGGTGACAGcaattttataatgaaaagaatTGTATGTTCCTGTAAACAAcagtaaatttaattaataacttcAACTGGAGAGggagtggggggggggggggcttcTGAAACATTACCTGAATATTCCAACCACGAACAAGAGAGGCTCCACAAAGAATAGCAGCGGCAGATATCTTCTCATCATCAGAACCATCGACTGCAATCTCATATATTTTCTCGATCGCTGGTAAGCTTCCATCAAATCCATCTTAAATTCAGTTGCCATACCACTGggtaaatatacaaaaaaagagCATCTGACATGCATGGTTCAGGAAAAAGAATGGCATAACTTAAGACCAGGTTAGGAAATTAGGGAATAGCCTTTTAAGCAAGACAGCTATGACCTTCATTGTATGCAAATGCATTTGAATCTTTCCTCATGCGTAATTACAACATTATGGAGGAAAAATCCTAAATCATAAAACCTCTTGACTTGATTGTTTTCAAGTTATGCTGAATTTCAAAAACCTCCATTATGGAATCTGTCAACATAACAGCATTCGAAACACAAAAGCACATCTTGAAACAGCCTCTTTTAAGGCATTCATAGAATAGCATCACCGACCAAAAAATAATGACATTAAGAACTAATTATTATGAAGCTAATCAGATCAAGTTGACCATTGTTCATTGCTTCACATTTTAAACACCCTACCATAAgaataaacattaataaaaattcacACACTTGTTaagcaaaaatgaaaataaaacaaacaattccACAGAAAAACACTGCAGTTGTATAGAATCACAATTttgctcaaaagaaaaaaattctagaaaCTCAAGTTTGGAAACAAAAGCCAGTGTTGTGGGAAACAAAACCAATGGAAAGAGTGCTATcttgaaaaagtaaaagaattatgatgatttatattattcaaagtTAAGTCTTGTGCAAAGAAGGTAGGAAACTCATGCTGTCTCAATTATAATGATAGTGCAGTATTCTGTTCATCAtccatgcaataaaaaaaaccctggaaataaagggaaaaggaaCAGATGaattcaaaaatagtttttaaacaATACCACTGGCAGCATACCTGGAAGCTGGAGTTGAAACCAAAATGTTTATCATTGAGGGGGTTAAAGGTGACCCGTTCATCAATGACAACCAGCCAAGTGTTTGACTGGGAACACTCCGAGGTACTTGGTTGGCAAGAGTCACATAGCCTGGCCACAAATATGCTGATGTGTCCAACATATTTCTTGCAATACAAGCCTCAACAATCAGGTGCCTCAAGTTTCCAGCTGGAAAGtaataaaatggaaaacaaGACTAGAATTCAGAGCCAtggaaaaacaataaagactGGCATCCAGGGCCAACAGGTtgagaacaaagaaaagaaaacaaaacaataaacctAAAAGAGCAGTGGATAGATAACCATATTTTGGGAAGACAACAGATACAAGCctactataaaaataaaggagaaaaaatagtTCAAATTCTAGCAAAAACTAATATTCtagtattttgttgtttttgtcaCCCTCTAAAGTCTGAAATGAGGAAAAGGAAACAGTGATAGCAATTGAAAGGACTAatgttagaaaacaaataaaggtTCAATTAGCTCatctaataattgtttttttaagaaacccCCTATATACAAGGGAACTTTCTAAACTTTCTAAAATGtacagaaacaaaaaatcagGCTGCCGATTCATGTTACATTTTGGTAGCAGGGGAAATTGAACCTGTTTAGCAACATCATTGGAATTATCTTGTTTCCGCACCAAACACAACCTTTGATAATATGAACTGCAATGTTAAGGAATGTAATCACTTACAACAGTTGACTGGCATGTCATTTATACTCATGCTATAACCATTACTGACAGTGAGACCTGAGATAAACATTGTAGCTTTTGCGGCAGCTTGATTAGCGACTGAGCTAACAGGCTGAGGCGGAGTCAACAACCCTTCATAGTCACCCAATAGCTGCAGGGAAGTAATTAGACCCTTTCGACGTTtcccctgtttttcttttctttgattggtAGGGCTCTGTTGCgtttcatcaatcaattcactTTCCTCTTCCTCAATAATATTAGCCACTACAAGGGTTGTAATAGACAATAACATGGACAAGCATGTATCAAGGCGAGGTACTGGACCCTCACTAGGATTTCTTTCCTGAAAGAACACAAATAGGTTATGCACTGAAAGATGCATAAATCATTAAAAGTTAAAGAAGGTTTGTGCAAAACTcacaaaaataaggaaaaataaaaacatgcaaTTCCTTTGGAAGAAAAGAATAATGCTTCCCGAaaaatgatttcatttaattccCTAATTCAAGCTAGTACATTAAAAAGGTTTCAATTGTCTTGGACGACTTTGTATactttattcttaaatttatcACTACAGAATCAGTTTTTCTCTGTGCTCTTATCGAAAACATGTATTCTGTCCCATCCCTAAAATCCTGCTTTATTAATGCTTTGCATAACTTTAAATGAATACCACCAACTGTGTTTTTTTCTGGAACCTAACGAAACCTACATGAACAGCACatgacaaataataaataatgaagctTGTTTAAGATGCTATATAATCTATAT is part of the Populus trichocarpa isolate Nisqually-1 chromosome 2, P.trichocarpa_v4.1, whole genome shotgun sequence genome and encodes:
- the LOC7458250 gene encoding mediator of RNA polymerase II transcription subunit 33B-like isoform X1; this translates as MAAASCTVWDSVLELTKSAQVKNCDPQLWAIQLSSNLNSAGVDLPSMELAHLLVSHICFDNHMPITWKFLEKALSFNLVPPLLVLALLSTRVVPNRQLHPSAYRLYMELVKRHAFSFSALIAAPNYQLIMKSIDDVAHLSQIFGVQLCEPGFLLVEFVFSIVWQLLDASLDDEGLLELGAEKNSRWLPRQEGMEIDGHENFSEKRNEHHEGLHKVNTTMAIELIGEFLKNKLTSRLLYLARQNMPSQWGGFIEQLQLLVVHSAALRNSKHITPDAFLQLTSDTRRVLSRECKTISQHEFHAVMFSGSLKSSVGQCHGASQSAVWLPIDLFLEDTMDGSQVTTTSAIENLISLVKALQAVNRTTWHDTFLGLWIAALRLVQRERNPSEGPVPRLDTCLSMLLSITTLVVANIIEEEESELIDETQQSPTNQRKEKQGKRRKGLITSLQLLGDYEGLLTPPQPVSSVANQAAAKATMFISGLTVSNGYSMSINDMPVNCSGNLRHLIVEACIARNMLDTSAYLWPGYVTLANQVPRSVPSQTLGWLSLMNGSPLTPSMINILVSTPASSLPAIEKIYEIAVDGSDDEKISAAAILCGASLVRGWNIQEHTILFIIKLLSPPVPADYSGSESHLINYAPLLNVLLVGISSVDCVQILSLHGLVPLLAGALMPICEAFGSAVPEVSWTLPTGEELSCHAVFSNAFTLLLRLWRFEHPPIDHVMGDVPPVGSHLSPEYLLLVRNSLLSSLGTSTRRQLRRRRFSKILSLSVEPIFMDSFPKLKLWYRQHLECIASTFSGLVHGTPVHQIVDALLNLMFRRINRGVQPSTSTNSGSSLSSGPGAEDAQARLKISAWDILEATPFALDAALTACAHGRLSPRELATGLKDLADFLPASLATIVSYLSAEVTRGIWKPASMNGTDWPSPAVNLSSVEQQIKKILAATGVDVPSLSVGGTSLATLPLPLAALVSLTITYKLDKMSERFLTLVGPALNALAAGCPWPCMPIIASLWAQKVKRWSDYLVFSASRTVFHHNSDAVVQLLKSCFASTLGLSPPHLSSNGGVGALLGHGFGSHLSGGISPVAPGILYLRVHRSVRDVMFMTEEILSLLMHSVRDIASSAWTRGAMEKLKKSKYGMRYGKVSLAAAMTRVKLAASLGSSLVWISGGLNLVQSLINETLPSWFISVHGLEQEGGESGGLVAMLRGYALAYFALFCGTFAWGVDSETAASKKRPTVLKAHLEFLASALEGKISLGCDWATAWAYASGFVCLMVACTPKWVPEVDVDILKRVSKGLRQWNEEELAVALLGLGGVGTMGAAAELIIEIGL
- the LOC7458250 gene encoding mediator of RNA polymerase II transcription subunit 33B-like isoform X2 → MAAASCTVWDSVLELTKSAQVKNCDPQLWAIQLSSNLNSAGVDLPSMELAHLLVSHICFDNHMPITWKFLEKALSFNLVPPLLVLALLSTRVVPNRQLHPSAYRLYMELVKRHAFSFSALIAAPNYQLIMKSIDDVAHLSQIFGVQLCEPGFLLVEFVFSIVWQLLDASLDDEGLLELGAEKNSRWLPRQEGMEIDGHENFSEKRNEHHEGLHKVNTTMAIELIGEFLKNKLTSRLLYLARQNMPSQWGGFIEQLQLLVVHSAALRNSKHITPDAFLQLTSDTRRVLSRECKTISQHEFHAVMFSGSLKSSVGQCHGASQSAVWLPIDLFLEDTMDGSQVTTTSAIENLISLVKALQAVNRTTWHDTFLGLWIAALRLVQRERNPSEGPVPRLDTCLSMLLSITTLVVANIIEEEESELIDETQQSPTNQRKEKQGKRRKGLITSLQLLGDYEGLLTPPQPVSSVANQAAAKATMFISGLTVSNGYSMSINDMPVNCSGNLRHLIVEACIARNMLDTSAYLWPGYVTLANQVPRSVPSQTLGWLSLMNGSPLTPSMINILVSTPASSLPAIEKIYEIAVDGSDDEKISAAAILCGASLVRGWNIQVPLLAGALMPICEAFGSAVPEVSWTLPTGEELSCHAVFSNAFTLLLRLWRFEHPPIDHVMGDVPPVGSHLSPEYLLLVRNSLLSSLGTSTRRQLRRRRFSKILSLSVEPIFMDSFPKLKLWYRQHLECIASTFSGLVHGTPVHQIVDALLNLMFRRINRGVQPSTSTNSGSSLSSGPGAEDAQARLKISAWDILEATPFALDAALTACAHGRLSPRELATGLKDLADFLPASLATIVSYLSAEVTRGIWKPASMNGTDWPSPAVNLSSVEQQIKKILAATGVDVPSLSVGGTSLATLPLPLAALVSLTITYKLDKMSERFLTLVGPALNALAAGCPWPCMPIIASLWAQKVKRWSDYLVFSASRTVFHHNSDAVVQLLKSCFASTLGLSPPHLSSNGGVGALLGHGFGSHLSGGISPVAPGILYLRVHRSVRDVMFMTEEILSLLMHSVRDIASSAWTRGAMEKLKKSKYGMRYGKVSLAAAMTRVKLAASLGSSLVWISGGLNLVQSLINETLPSWFISVHGLEQEGGESGGLVAMLRGYALAYFALFCGTFAWGVDSETAASKKRPTVLKAHLEFLASALEGKISLGCDWATAWAYASGFVCLMVACTPKWVPEVDVDILKRVSKGLRQWNEEELAVALLGLGGVGTMGAAAELIIEIGL